A window of the Dyadobacter pollutisoli genome harbors these coding sequences:
- a CDS encoding Gfo/Idh/MocA family protein, which yields MGMIGGGKDAFIGAIHRHAANLDSSIELVCGALSINPEIAIDSAQALFLPAERSYLTYQEMLQKESDLPADQRMDFVTIVTPNFAHFAPAMLALEKGFHVVIEKPITFTADEAKQLKEKVEETGLLLLLTHTYSGYPMVKQARQMVQGGELGKIRKIWVEYPQGWLSQLTEREGNAQAAWRTDPKRSGKSGCMGDIGTHAAHLAEYISGLKITYLCAHLSTMVDGRALDDDGNVLLKFEGGASGVLMASQVAAGEENALKIRLYGEKGGLEWAQQEPNTLVVKWLDKPTQIYRAGTGYKNILSSYALHNSRTPGGHPEGYLEAFGNLYRNFALTLAARIDGTTPSPEALDYPSVDEGIRGMAFIDNVVKSHLSEQKWTAFEV from the coding sequence ATGGGAATGATCGGCGGCGGTAAAGACGCCTTCATTGGAGCAATTCACCGCCATGCAGCCAATTTGGATAGCTCCATCGAACTGGTTTGTGGAGCGCTTAGTATCAACCCTGAAATTGCTATCGACAGTGCTCAGGCGCTGTTCCTACCGGCCGAACGGAGTTATTTGACCTATCAGGAGATGCTCCAGAAAGAATCCGATCTGCCTGCCGATCAAAGGATGGATTTTGTCACAATCGTAACACCTAACTTCGCGCATTTTGCTCCGGCGATGCTGGCGCTTGAAAAGGGATTTCATGTGGTGATCGAAAAGCCGATTACTTTCACAGCTGATGAAGCTAAGCAGCTCAAGGAGAAAGTGGAAGAAACGGGCCTATTGCTTTTACTTACCCATACGTATTCGGGATATCCAATGGTAAAGCAAGCCCGTCAAATGGTACAAGGAGGAGAATTGGGAAAAATTCGGAAAATATGGGTTGAATACCCACAAGGTTGGCTTAGTCAGCTCACCGAGCGGGAAGGTAACGCACAGGCAGCATGGCGTACCGACCCAAAGCGATCGGGTAAGAGCGGTTGCATGGGGGATATCGGGACTCACGCTGCCCATTTGGCCGAGTACATATCGGGTCTGAAAATTACGTATCTGTGTGCTCATTTGTCTACTATGGTAGATGGCCGTGCGCTGGACGATGACGGGAATGTGTTATTAAAGTTTGAGGGAGGGGCTAGCGGTGTGCTGATGGCTTCACAAGTAGCAGCCGGAGAAGAAAACGCGCTGAAAATTCGTTTGTATGGAGAAAAAGGAGGACTGGAGTGGGCCCAACAGGAGCCTAATACTTTAGTGGTAAAATGGTTGGATAAGCCAACGCAGATCTACCGCGCCGGAACGGGCTATAAGAATATACTGTCTTCGTATGCACTTCACAATAGTCGCACGCCCGGCGGACACCCAGAAGGATACCTCGAAGCATTCGGTAATTTATACCGCAATTTTGCCCTCACGCTGGCAGCGCGCATCGACGGAACAACCCCTTCTCCGGAAGCACTGGATTACCCCTCTGTTGATGAAGGCATCAGGGGAATGGCCTTTATTGATAACGTTGTCAAAAGCCACCTGAGCGAACAGAAATGGACAGCTTTTGAAGTTTAA
- a CDS encoding Crp/Fnr family transcriptional regulator, whose translation MMTENISYYLDSVFPDFEPELKQRLVRDCILKKIPAGEVIMRTGQFIKHTLLIGSGRVKLYRQGDDGEEAFIYDLEPGSACALSMICNTKQEASEIMGKTVEDTVAIMIPIQLMDELMQKYKTWYYFVIANYRARFEELLAVFDNVVFKGMDERLEFYLKKQFEGRKTAVLTVTHQEIASDLNTSREVVSRLLKKMEQDKKIRLLRNSIAWLS comes from the coding sequence ATGATGACTGAAAATATTTCCTATTATCTCGACAGTGTTTTTCCTGATTTTGAGCCCGAGCTAAAACAGCGTTTAGTAAGGGATTGTATTCTAAAGAAAATACCTGCCGGGGAAGTAATCATGCGGACGGGACAGTTTATCAAACACACATTGCTGATTGGAAGCGGGCGGGTGAAACTTTACCGTCAGGGTGATGACGGCGAAGAGGCTTTCATTTATGATCTGGAACCCGGCAGTGCCTGCGCATTATCGATGATATGTAACACCAAACAGGAAGCCAGCGAAATCATGGGCAAAACTGTGGAGGATACCGTTGCGATCATGATCCCGATCCAGTTGATGGACGAGCTGATGCAGAAATATAAAACCTGGTACTACTTCGTCATTGCCAACTACCGGGCCCGCTTTGAGGAGCTATTGGCCGTATTTGACAACGTCGTCTTCAAAGGCATGGACGAGAGATTGGAATTTTATCTAAAAAAACAGTTTGAAGGCCGAAAGACCGCCGTTCTGACCGTTACCCATCAGGAAATTGCCAGTGACCTCAATACATCACGGGAGGTCGTGTCCAGGTTACTAAAAAAAATGGAACAAGACAAGAAAATCAGGTTGCTAAGAAATAGTATCGCGTGGCTTTCCTGA
- a CDS encoding sulfite exporter TauE/SafE family protein, which translates to MEIVAYIASVLIGVSLGLIGGGGSILTVPVLVYMFGISPLISTSYSLFIVGSTSLVGAYSNYRKGAVKIKTALLFGSTSITTVFFTRRFVIPMIPKDLFKIGQFQVTEPILTMILFAVLMVAASVGMIRSKERKPGCLECDLKGNIIRMLLSGMGIGLTTGVLGAGGGFLLIPTLVLVLGMPMKEAVGTSLLIIALNSLIGFVGDLGHFLIDWVFLLQITAIAMAGILIGGAVAKRVDAASLKKGFGWFVLMMGIYILSTELLHLK; encoded by the coding sequence ATGGAAATTGTAGCTTACATAGCATCTGTTTTAATTGGTGTTTCACTCGGTTTGATCGGTGGGGGAGGATCGATATTGACTGTGCCGGTACTGGTATATATGTTTGGAATTAGCCCTTTGATTTCAACATCTTATTCTCTTTTTATTGTTGGATCAACCAGTCTTGTCGGTGCCTACAGCAACTACCGCAAAGGTGCCGTAAAGATCAAAACGGCATTGCTGTTTGGGAGCACATCCATCACAACGGTTTTTTTTACCCGGAGATTTGTGATCCCCATGATCCCGAAAGATCTTTTTAAAATTGGCCAATTCCAGGTCACCGAACCTATACTGACGATGATTCTTTTCGCAGTGTTAATGGTGGCGGCATCGGTTGGCATGATCCGCAGTAAGGAGCGAAAACCTGGATGCCTTGAATGCGATTTGAAAGGAAACATAATCAGGATGTTGTTAAGCGGCATGGGCATCGGACTGACCACCGGCGTGCTGGGAGCTGGCGGTGGTTTTCTTTTGATCCCTACATTGGTATTGGTACTGGGAATGCCCATGAAGGAAGCAGTTGGCACCTCACTTTTGATCATCGCGCTGAATTCGTTGATCGGTTTCGTCGGCGATTTGGGTCATTTTTTAATTGACTGGGTTTTTCTGCTACAAATTACAGCCATCGCCATGGCAGGAATCCTGATCGGGGGGGCCGTTGCCAAGCGGGTAGATGCGGCATCCTTGAAAAAAGGCTTCGGCTGGTTTGTGTTGATGATGGGAATCTATATTCTGTCAACAGAACTGTTACATCTTAAATAA
- a CDS encoding MBL fold metallo-hydrolase gives MQIQQIYTGCLSQGAYYIESNGEAVVIDPLREVEPYINRAQKDGAKIKYVLETHFHADFVSGHIDLAAKTGARIVFGPTARPGFDATVAVDGQVLKVGDITFTVIHTPGHTMESTCYLLKDEQGEQVGIFTGDTLFIGDVGRPDLAQKVAAELTQQKLAEHLFDSLRDKIMPLADAIIVYPAHGAGSACGKNMSKETTDTLGNQKKFNYALRPDMTKAEFVKEVTDGLMPPPAYFPENVMMNIRGYESIDLVLQRGTHALEPAAFEAAANETDAVMLDTRDAEIFAKGFIPNSINIGINGGFAPWVGALIPDIKQRILLITEAGREEEVVTRLARVGYDHTIGYLKGGIDAWTKAGKEVDRIESVDVEQISERLQNDPSVIILDVRKASEFHSEHVVGAENVPLDYLNEHLAEIDKDKTYAVHCAGGYRSMIFNSILKARGFDNLIDVKGGFKAIKESGKFEVSNYVCPSTLL, from the coding sequence ATGCAAATCCAGCAAATTTATACGGGCTGCCTTTCACAGGGCGCCTATTATATCGAAAGTAATGGTGAGGCGGTGGTGATCGATCCGCTCCGTGAGGTTGAGCCTTATATCAACCGCGCACAAAAAGATGGAGCCAAAATAAAGTATGTGCTTGAAACGCATTTTCATGCTGACTTTGTATCCGGCCATATTGACCTTGCTGCAAAAACGGGTGCCCGGATCGTATTTGGGCCAACTGCCAGGCCAGGCTTTGATGCAACGGTGGCAGTGGACGGTCAGGTACTTAAAGTGGGAGACATTACCTTCACAGTAATACATACGCCTGGGCATACGATGGAAAGTACCTGTTACCTCTTGAAGGACGAGCAGGGGGAACAGGTCGGCATTTTCACTGGCGATACGCTGTTTATTGGTGATGTGGGGCGGCCGGACCTGGCCCAAAAGGTAGCCGCCGAGCTGACTCAGCAAAAACTGGCGGAGCATCTTTTTGATTCTTTACGCGATAAAATTATGCCCCTGGCGGATGCCATTATTGTATACCCGGCCCACGGAGCGGGCAGCGCATGCGGGAAAAACATGAGCAAGGAAACGACTGATACGCTGGGTAACCAAAAGAAGTTCAACTATGCACTTCGGCCCGATATGACCAAGGCGGAATTTGTAAAAGAAGTTACCGACGGGCTGATGCCGCCGCCAGCTTACTTTCCCGAAAATGTGATGATGAACATCCGGGGGTACGAAAGCATTGATTTGGTACTCCAGCGCGGGACCCATGCCCTGGAACCCGCGGCCTTCGAAGCAGCCGCAAATGAAACGGATGCGGTCATGCTCGATACCCGGGATGCGGAGATTTTTGCAAAAGGTTTCATACCTAATTCCATCAACATTGGCATTAATGGCGGTTTTGCGCCATGGGTAGGCGCGCTGATCCCGGATATTAAACAAAGGATACTACTGATAACAGAAGCGGGCAGGGAAGAGGAAGTGGTAACGCGGCTGGCGCGGGTGGGTTACGACCATACCATCGGCTATCTGAAAGGTGGCATCGATGCCTGGACCAAAGCCGGCAAGGAGGTGGATCGGATCGAATCAGTGGATGTGGAGCAGATCAGTGAGCGTTTGCAAAACGATCCTTCCGTGATCATTCTGGACGTACGCAAAGCAAGCGAATTTCATTCAGAGCATGTCGTTGGTGCCGAAAATGTCCCGCTCGACTACCTCAACGAGCATCTGGCCGAGATCGATAAAGACAAAACCTACGCCGTGCACTGTGCAGGCGGCTACCGTTCAATGATCTTTAATTCAATCCTGAAAGCCAGGGGATTTGACAACCTGATCGATGTAAAAGGAGGTTTTAAGGCCATCAAGGAATCTGGCAAGTTTGAAGTGAGCAATTACGTCTGTCCAAGTACACTACTGTAA
- a CDS encoding rhodanese-like domain-containing protein, with protein sequence MGIISVLFGNNKTDFKSLVDQGALIVDVRSPQEFASGHIDGSVNMPLDTISSKAAFLKKDGRPVITCCRSGARSGMAQQVLKNAGVEVYNGGAWDNLTQKIQ encoded by the coding sequence ATGGGAATTATATCGGTACTATTCGGAAATAACAAAACCGACTTCAAAAGTCTGGTTGATCAGGGTGCATTGATCGTTGACGTGCGAAGTCCGCAGGAATTTGCCTCAGGGCACATTGATGGCAGTGTCAATATGCCGCTGGATACAATAAGCTCCAAGGCTGCGTTTTTGAAAAAAGACGGCCGACCAGTGATTACATGCTGCCGGAGCGGGGCCCGCAGTGGGATGGCACAACAAGTCTTGAAAAATGCAGGAGTAGAAGTTTACAATGGAGGTGCCTGGGATAATCTCACGCAAAAGATTCAATAA
- a CDS encoding YeeE/YedE family protein, with protein sequence MLEIIKQPWPWYMAGPLIGLTVPALLILGNKSFGISSSLRHVCAICVPGDIPFFQYDWKKELWNMFFVLGIFFGGVVAATFLVNPEPMQLDPTLLKELSVYGITDFSSLVPIDLVSWDKLLTLRGFMMMVGGGFLVGFGARYAGGCTSGHAIMGLSTLQWPSLVATVSFMAGGFVMANWILPFILTL encoded by the coding sequence ATGCTGGAAATAATAAAGCAGCCCTGGCCTTGGTATATGGCCGGGCCGCTGATCGGGCTTACAGTCCCCGCCCTTTTGATACTGGGCAATAAATCTTTTGGAATTTCTTCGTCGTTGCGCCATGTTTGCGCGATTTGTGTACCGGGGGACATTCCGTTTTTTCAATACGATTGGAAAAAAGAATTGTGGAACATGTTTTTCGTATTGGGCATCTTTTTCGGAGGGGTTGTAGCGGCGACATTTCTGGTCAACCCTGAACCCATGCAGCTAGACCCTACGCTGCTAAAAGAGCTCAGCGTATATGGCATTACGGATTTTTCGTCGCTAGTTCCCATTGACCTGGTTAGCTGGGATAAACTTTTGACGCTTCGCGGCTTTATGATGATGGTCGGTGGGGGATTTTTAGTAGGGTTTGGTGCGCGCTACGCCGGCGGATGCACGAGCGGTCATGCGATTATGGGACTTTCCACGCTGCAATGGCCCTCCCTGGTAGCGACCGTCAGTTTCATGGCTGGCGGATTTGTAATGGCCAACTGGATATTGCCATTTATTTTAACGCTTTAA
- a CDS encoding class I SAM-dependent methyltransferase, with amino-acid sequence MNDQLKKHWEDVYHTKSPYEVSWTEPKPERSLKLIHNTQAPKNSPIIDIGGGDSLLVDYLLDEGYSDITVLDISAKAIERAKNRLGEKAAKITWLVSDILHFEPEKQYSVWHDRATFHFLTTVDRKSKYRYLVENAVADGHLIMGTFSLSGPGQCSGLAVCQYDISALADVFKGSFEVKSHFYADHLTPFQTSQNFLFADFIKVNN; translated from the coding sequence ATGAATGATCAATTAAAAAAGCATTGGGAAGATGTGTATCATACCAAGTCGCCATACGAGGTGAGCTGGACGGAACCCAAGCCGGAGCGTTCGCTTAAACTGATCCACAATACCCAGGCGCCCAAAAATAGTCCTATTATCGATATTGGCGGAGGCGACAGTTTACTTGTTGACTATCTTCTCGACGAGGGTTACTCGGATATCACAGTTTTGGATATTTCAGCCAAAGCCATTGAAAGAGCAAAAAATAGGCTGGGTGAAAAGGCGGCAAAGATTACCTGGCTGGTGAGTGATATTCTTCATTTTGAACCAGAAAAACAATATTCAGTCTGGCACGATAGGGCCACCTTTCATTTTCTGACAACAGTGGATCGAAAAAGCAAATATAGATACCTTGTCGAAAACGCGGTTGCAGATGGCCACCTGATTATGGGTACGTTTTCGCTTTCCGGCCCTGGGCAGTGCAGCGGATTGGCGGTGTGTCAATATGACATAAGCGCATTGGCCGATGTCTTCAAAGGTTCCTTTGAGGTGAAAAGCCATTTTTATGCAGACCATCTGACCCCTTTTCAAACCAGTCAAAATTTCCTTTTTGCTGATTTTATCAAAGTAAACAATTAA
- a CDS encoding DUF6691 family protein yields the protein MCINESQKQHKWYYNLKYLVVGLLFGVLFVKAEVVSWFRIQEMFRLRSFHMYGIIGSAVAVGMISVWIIKRFGIHTISGEKITFADKKFSQGQIYGGLVFGLGWGLTGACPGPLFAQIGMGATAIVVTLLSAITGTWVYGRFREQLPH from the coding sequence ATGTGTATTAACGAAAGTCAAAAACAGCATAAATGGTATTACAACCTGAAATACCTTGTGGTGGGGTTACTTTTCGGAGTACTTTTTGTGAAAGCCGAGGTAGTCAGCTGGTTCCGCATCCAGGAAATGTTCCGGCTGAGGTCTTTTCATATGTATGGGATTATCGGCAGCGCGGTTGCGGTCGGGATGATTTCAGTTTGGATTATCAAACGGTTTGGTATCCATACTATCTCAGGGGAAAAGATTACTTTTGCAGATAAAAAGTTCAGTCAGGGGCAGATTTACGGCGGATTAGTTTTCGGGCTCGGCTGGGGTTTGACAGGTGCCTGCCCGGGACCGCTTTTTGCGCAGATCGGAATGGGTGCTACTGCCATTGTTGTCACATTGCTTAGTGCTATTACGGGGACCTGGGTATATGGTAGGTTTAGAGAACAGTTACCGCATTAA
- a CDS encoding TlpA family protein disulfide reductase → MKNKNWLSASNIFSAALIVFTIVMVISPQVKGWTIQSLMKIGLFQPRIDKMQEIQSETLPNMSFKNKDGKTVDLASLKGKVVFINFWATWCAPCIAEMPSINALQDRFGDNDDIVFLMVDVDGNDEKSAKFMKEHQFDLNVFKAASAIAPVFMQGTIPTTVILDRKGKMVFRQEGAADYNSRELVDLLVGLIR, encoded by the coding sequence ATGAAAAATAAGAATTGGTTGTCAGCCTCAAACATATTTTCCGCGGCACTAATCGTATTTACAATCGTCATGGTAATCAGTCCACAGGTAAAGGGATGGACAATTCAAAGTTTGATGAAAATCGGGTTGTTTCAGCCTAGGATTGATAAAATGCAGGAAATTCAAAGTGAGACTTTACCGAATATGTCTTTCAAAAATAAAGATGGAAAAACAGTTGATCTGGCTTCGCTTAAAGGCAAAGTAGTATTTATTAATTTTTGGGCAACCTGGTGCGCTCCCTGTATTGCGGAGATGCCATCCATTAATGCATTGCAGGACCGGTTTGGGGATAATGATGACATTGTTTTTTTAATGGTGGATGTGGATGGTAACGATGAAAAGTCGGCTAAATTCATGAAAGAGCACCAGTTTGATTTGAATGTCTTCAAAGCGGCCAGCGCAATAGCTCCTGTCTTTATGCAGGGAACGATTCCAACCACAGTAATTCTGGATAGAAAGGGGAAAATGGTCTTTAGGCAAGAAGGTGCTGCTGATTACAATAGCCGGGAGCTGGTGGATTTGCTCGTTGGTCTAATCCGTTAA
- a CDS encoding LytR/AlgR family response regulator transcription factor: MKINCLVIDDELLARRLLSDYIGKIPGLNLVAACPGAMEAQGILLDQKIDLMFVDIQMPELTGIAFLQSLSQRPVTILTTAYTEYALKGYELSVLDYLVKPISFERFFQAVNRASQYISHMQQNPKTELTDQNPIARHASSQDSIFVKSDYKIHNIHHSDIDYIEAYGEYILIFTGKDKIMTLVPLGKMEALLPYPKFVRIHRSFIINFSKIDAIQGNTIYLKGKEIPISKTYRETFMNLINKDQLF, encoded by the coding sequence ATGAAAATTAATTGTTTAGTCATTGATGATGAGCTGCTTGCCAGAAGGCTTTTATCGGATTACATCGGCAAAATTCCCGGCCTGAACCTGGTTGCCGCTTGTCCGGGCGCGATGGAAGCCCAAGGTATTTTACTGGATCAAAAGATTGACCTGATGTTTGTCGACATTCAGATGCCCGAACTGACCGGAATTGCTTTTTTACAATCCCTATCGCAAAGGCCTGTCACGATATTGACAACTGCCTACACCGAATATGCACTCAAAGGCTATGAACTTTCCGTATTGGATTATCTTGTCAAACCCATTTCGTTCGAAAGATTTTTCCAGGCTGTAAACCGGGCATCCCAGTACATCAGCCACATGCAACAAAACCCAAAAACGGAACTGACTGATCAAAATCCGATCGCCCGGCACGCGTCTTCACAAGACTCTATTTTTGTAAAATCCGATTACAAAATCCACAACATCCATCATAGCGACATTGATTATATCGAAGCCTACGGCGAATACATTCTGATATTTACCGGAAAAGACAAAATTATGACGCTGGTACCATTGGGTAAAATGGAAGCATTACTGCCATACCCAAAATTCGTGCGGATACACCGTTCATTCATTATTAACTTTTCAAAAATCGATGCGATCCAGGGAAATACGATCTATCTAAAAGGGAAAGAAATACCGATCAGCAAAACTTATCGGGAAACGTTTATGAATCTGATCAACAAGGATCAACTGTTTTAA